One Streptomyces drozdowiczii DNA segment encodes these proteins:
- a CDS encoding transglycosylase family protein — MLLNRKGNKHRRPSKAVRVATLAGVAGAAVAVPLMGATNASAASVATWDAVAQCESGGNWSINTGNGYYGGLQFSQSSWAAAGGTQYAPRADLATKAQQIATAEKLLDMQGPGAWSCAGAGNLTNDGVDPGVDTGSGAAKQEAAPKQEAAPKKAERTEAPATNRSDRSDAPKKTVTTPTGKKVAKGDGEYKVVAGDTLSKIASAHHVKGGWERLFKLNKDIVQDADLIYPGQQLHLTK, encoded by the coding sequence ATGCTGCTCAACCGCAAGGGCAACAAGCACCGCCGCCCCTCCAAGGCCGTCCGTGTCGCGACGCTCGCCGGTGTCGCCGGTGCCGCCGTCGCCGTGCCGCTGATGGGCGCGACCAACGCCTCCGCCGCCTCCGTCGCCACCTGGGACGCCGTCGCCCAGTGCGAGTCCGGCGGCAACTGGTCGATCAACACCGGCAATGGCTACTACGGCGGCCTGCAGTTCTCCCAGTCCAGCTGGGCCGCCGCCGGCGGTACGCAGTACGCGCCCCGCGCCGACCTGGCCACCAAGGCCCAGCAGATCGCCACCGCCGAGAAGCTCCTCGACATGCAGGGCCCGGGCGCCTGGTCCTGCGCCGGTGCCGGCAACCTGACCAACGACGGTGTCGACCCGGGCGTCGACACCGGCTCCGGTGCCGCGAAGCAGGAGGCCGCCCCCAAGCAGGAGGCCGCCCCGAAGAAGGCCGAGCGCACCGAGGCCCCGGCCACCAACCGCTCCGACCGCTCGGACGCCCCGAAGAAGACGGTCACCACCCCCACCGGCAAGAAGGTCGCCAAGGGTGACGGCGAGTACAAGGTCGTCGCCGGTGACACGCTGAGCAAGATCGCCTCCGCGCACCACGTCAAGGGCGGCTGGGAGCGGCTGTTCAAGCTGAACAAGGACATCGTCCAGGACGCCGACCTGATCTACCCGGGTCAGCAGCTCCACCTCACGAAGTAA
- the eno gene encoding phosphopyruvate hydratase — MPSIDVVVAREILDSRGNPTVEVEVGLDDGSTGRAAVPSGASTGAFEAIELRDGDPNRYQGKGVEKAVLAVIEQIGPELVGYDATEQRLIDQAMFDLDATENKGSLGANAILGVSLAVAHAASEASDLPLFRYLGGPNAHLLPVPMMNILNGGSHADSNVDIQEFMIAPIGAESFSEALRWGAEVYHTLKKVLKTKGLSTGLGDEGGFAPNLESNRAALDLIIEAIKEAGYAPGKDIALALDVAASEFYKDGSYEFEGKSRSAAEMTEYYEELVSAYPLVSIEDPLYEDDWAGWKVITDKLGAKVQIVGDDLFVTNPERLARGIEEGSANALLVKVNQIGSLTETLDAVELAQRNGFKCMMSHRSGETEDVTIADLAVAVNCGQIKTGAPARSDRVAKYNQLLRIEEILDDAAVYAGRSAFPRFKG, encoded by the coding sequence GTGCCGTCCATCGACGTCGTCGTAGCCCGGGAAATCCTCGACTCCCGGGGCAACCCCACGGTCGAGGTCGAGGTCGGCCTCGACGACGGCAGCACCGGTCGTGCTGCTGTTCCGTCCGGCGCCTCCACCGGCGCGTTCGAGGCCATTGAGCTTCGCGACGGCGACCCCAACCGCTACCAGGGCAAGGGTGTCGAGAAGGCCGTCCTGGCCGTGATCGAGCAGATCGGCCCGGAGCTCGTCGGCTACGACGCCACCGAGCAGCGCCTCATCGACCAGGCGATGTTCGACCTGGACGCCACGGAGAACAAGGGCTCGCTCGGCGCCAATGCCATCCTCGGCGTCTCCCTCGCCGTCGCCCACGCCGCCTCCGAGGCCAGCGACCTGCCGCTGTTCCGCTACCTCGGCGGCCCGAACGCGCACCTGCTGCCCGTTCCGATGATGAACATCCTGAACGGCGGCTCGCACGCCGACTCCAACGTGGACATCCAGGAGTTCATGATCGCGCCCATCGGCGCCGAGTCCTTCTCCGAGGCGCTGCGCTGGGGCGCCGAGGTCTACCACACGCTGAAGAAGGTCCTGAAGACCAAGGGCCTCTCCACCGGCCTCGGCGACGAGGGCGGCTTCGCGCCGAACCTGGAGTCCAACCGCGCCGCCCTCGACCTCATCATCGAGGCCATCAAGGAGGCCGGTTACGCCCCGGGCAAGGACATCGCGCTCGCGCTCGACGTCGCCGCCTCGGAGTTCTACAAGGACGGCTCGTACGAGTTCGAGGGCAAGTCCCGCTCGGCCGCCGAGATGACCGAGTACTACGAGGAGCTCGTCTCCGCGTACCCGCTGGTCTCCATCGAGGACCCGCTGTACGAGGACGACTGGGCCGGCTGGAAGGTCATCACCGACAAGCTGGGCGCCAAGGTCCAGATCGTCGGCGACGACCTCTTCGTCACCAACCCGGAGCGCCTGGCCCGCGGCATCGAGGAGGGCTCCGCCAACGCCCTGCTCGTCAAGGTCAACCAGATCGGTTCGCTGACCGAGACCCTGGACGCCGTCGAGCTGGCCCAGCGCAACGGCTTCAAGTGCATGATGTCGCACCGCTCCGGCGAGACCGAGGACGTCACCATCGCCGACCTCGCCGTCGCCGTGAACTGCGGTCAGATCAAGACCGGCGCCCCGGCCCGCTCGGACCGCGTCGCCAAGTACAACCAGCTGCTGCGCATCGAGGAGATCCTCGACGACGCGGCGGTGTACGCGGGCCGCTCGGCGTTCCCGCGCTTCAAGGGCTGA
- a CDS encoding FtsB family cell division protein: MAVKDRDRFSTATRLRLLGEQTAARVYRSQNRRQARRSRLTGRAAFLALVVCSLVVALAYPMRQYVSQRDEIADQRRLAREAEARTEELRDQKARLQDDAYIKRLAREHLHYVLPGETGYTVVDPDAVKERNGKPAETDRPWHSNLWDGVDSADRG; the protein is encoded by the coding sequence ATGGCCGTGAAGGACAGGGACCGGTTCTCCACCGCGACCCGGCTGCGGCTGCTCGGTGAGCAGACCGCCGCCCGCGTCTACCGGTCCCAGAACCGGCGCCAGGCCCGCCGCTCCCGGCTCACCGGCCGGGCCGCCTTCCTGGCCCTGGTCGTCTGCTCCCTGGTCGTCGCCCTCGCGTATCCGATGCGGCAGTACGTGTCGCAGCGCGACGAGATCGCCGACCAGCGCAGGCTGGCCCGCGAGGCCGAGGCGCGCACCGAGGAGCTGCGGGACCAGAAGGCCCGGCTCCAGGACGACGCGTACATCAAGCGGCTGGCCCGCGAGCACCTGCACTACGTTCTTCCCGGGGAGACCGGCTACACCGTGGTCGACCCCGACGCGGTCAAGGAGCGCAACGGGAAGCCGGCCGAGACGGACCGGCCCTGGCACTCCAACCTGTGGGACGGCGTGGACAGCGCCGACCGCGGCTGA
- a CDS encoding DUF501 domain-containing protein produces METPPPQTEPTVPTEADIAAFQQQLGRPPRGLRAIAHRCPCGNPDVVETQPRLEDGTPFPTTYYLTCPRAASAIGTLEANGVMKEMTERLGRDPELAAAYRAAHEDYIARRDAIEVLEGFPSAGGMPDRVKCLHVLVGHSLAAGPGVNPLGDEAIAMLPEWWRKGPCVSPCGEQGTDEG; encoded by the coding sequence ATGGAAACGCCCCCTCCCCAGACCGAGCCCACCGTCCCCACCGAGGCGGACATCGCCGCGTTCCAGCAGCAGCTGGGCCGCCCGCCGCGCGGGCTGCGCGCCATCGCGCACCGCTGTCCGTGCGGCAACCCGGACGTGGTCGAGACGCAGCCCCGGCTGGAGGACGGCACGCCGTTCCCGACGACGTACTACCTGACGTGCCCGCGCGCCGCGTCCGCGATCGGCACGCTGGAGGCGAACGGGGTCATGAAGGAGATGACCGAGCGCCTGGGCAGGGACCCGGAGCTGGCGGCGGCGTACCGGGCGGCGCACGAGGACTACATCGCGCGGCGCGACGCCATCGAGGTCCTGGAGGGCTTCCCGAGCGCCGGCGGCATGCCGGACCGGGTGAAGTGCCTGCACGTCCTCGTCGGGCACTCGCTGGCGGCCGGTCCCGGCGTCAACCCGCTGGGCGACGAGGCGATCGCGATGCTCCCGGAGTGGTGGCGCAAGGGCCCGTGCGTGTCGCCGTGCGGCGAGCAGGGTACGGACGAGGGCTGA
- a CDS encoding Ppx/GppA phosphatase family protein: MTRVAAIDCGTNSIRLLVADADPVTGELVEYARRMEIVRLGQGVDRTGRLAPEALERTFAACRSYADVIKEHGAERIRFVATSASRDAENRDDFVRGVRDILGVEPEVISGDQEAAFSFTGATKELTGRDDLAKPYLVVDIGGGSTEFVVGDDRVSAARSVDIGCVRLTERHLVRDGVVSDPPSAEGAEAIRADVAAALDLAEETVPLASAATLVGLAGTVTTVAAMALGLEEYDSEAIHHSRVSLEQVREITARLLASSHAERAAIGAMHPGRVDVIPAGALILQAVMERTGAREVVVSEHDILDGIAFSLA, encoded by the coding sequence ATGACGCGCGTGGCCGCCATCGACTGCGGCACCAACTCGATCCGCCTGCTGGTCGCGGACGCCGATCCGGTCACCGGGGAGCTCGTGGAGTACGCCCGGCGCATGGAGATCGTCCGGCTCGGGCAGGGCGTCGACCGGACCGGCCGGCTCGCCCCCGAGGCGCTGGAGCGCACGTTCGCCGCCTGCCGGAGTTACGCGGACGTGATCAAGGAGCACGGCGCCGAGAGGATCCGCTTCGTCGCCACCTCCGCCTCCCGGGACGCGGAGAACCGGGACGACTTCGTGCGCGGGGTGCGGGACATCCTGGGCGTCGAGCCGGAGGTGATCAGCGGGGACCAGGAGGCCGCGTTCTCGTTCACCGGGGCGACCAAGGAGCTGACCGGGCGCGACGACCTGGCGAAGCCGTACCTGGTGGTGGACATCGGCGGCGGCTCCACGGAGTTCGTCGTGGGCGACGACCGGGTGAGCGCCGCCCGGTCCGTGGACATCGGCTGCGTCCGGCTGACCGAGCGCCACCTCGTGCGTGACGGCGTGGTCAGTGACCCGCCCTCCGCCGAGGGCGCCGAGGCGATCCGCGCCGACGTGGCCGCCGCGCTGGACCTGGCGGAGGAGACCGTGCCGCTCGCCTCCGCGGCGACGCTAGTCGGCCTCGCGGGGACGGTCACCACGGTCGCCGCGATGGCGCTGGGCCTGGAGGAGTACGACTCCGAGGCGATTCACCACTCCCGCGTCTCCCTGGAGCAGGTCCGGGAGATCACCGCGCGGCTGCTGGCCTCCAGCCACGCGGAGCGCGCGGCGATCGGCGCGATGCACCCGGGCCGGGTCGATGTGATCCCGGCCGGTGCGCTGATCCTCCAGGCCGTGATGGAGCGGACCGGGGCGCGCGAGGTCGTGGTGAGCGAACACGACATTCTGGACGGAATCGCCTTTTCGCTGGCGTGA
- a CDS encoding NAD(P)/FAD-dependent oxidoreductase, with product MSTTERPRILVVGGGYVGLYAARRILKKMRYGEATVTVVDPRSYMTYQPFLPEAAAGSISPRHVVVPLRRVLPKAEVLTGRVTTIDQDRKVATVAPLVGEAYELPFDYLVIALGAVSRTFPIPGLAEQGIGMKGIEEAIGLRNHVLEQLDKADSTTDEDVRRRALTFVFVGGGFAGAETIGEVEDMARDAAKYYTNVKREDMRFILVDAADKILPEVGPKLGTWGREHLESRGVEVFLSTSMDSCVDGHVVLKNGLEVDSNTIVWTAGVKPNPALARFGLPLGPRGHVDTTEKLQVQGTDYIWAAGDNAQVPDMVGRKAGNPNAWCPPNAQHALRQARVLGDNVISGMRGFPQADYSHANKGAVAGLGLHKGVAMIVMGKMKIKLKGRLAWYMHRGYHGLAMPTWNRKIRIFADWTLAMFLKREVVSLGAMETPREEFYEAAKPAPAPAAAKPVGEKAKAS from the coding sequence ATGAGCACCACGGAGCGTCCCAGGATCCTCGTAGTAGGCGGTGGGTACGTAGGTCTGTACGCAGCTCGGCGCATCCTCAAGAAGATGCGCTACGGCGAGGCGACCGTCACGGTCGTCGACCCCCGGTCGTACATGACCTATCAGCCCTTCCTCCCCGAAGCTGCCGCCGGCAGCATCTCCCCTCGGCATGTCGTCGTCCCGCTGCGGCGCGTCCTGCCCAAGGCCGAGGTGCTCACCGGGCGGGTCACGACCATTGACCAGGACCGCAAGGTCGCCACGGTCGCGCCGCTCGTCGGCGAGGCCTACGAGCTGCCCTTCGACTACCTGGTCATCGCGCTCGGCGCGGTCTCCCGCACCTTCCCGATCCCCGGCCTCGCCGAGCAGGGCATCGGCATGAAGGGCATCGAGGAGGCCATCGGCCTGCGCAACCACGTTCTGGAGCAGCTGGACAAGGCCGACTCCACGACGGACGAGGACGTCCGCCGCCGGGCCCTCACCTTCGTCTTCGTGGGCGGCGGGTTCGCCGGTGCGGAGACCATCGGCGAGGTCGAGGACATGGCCCGCGACGCGGCCAAGTACTACACCAACGTGAAGCGCGAGGACATGCGCTTCATCCTGGTCGACGCCGCCGACAAGATCCTCCCCGAGGTCGGCCCGAAGCTCGGGACCTGGGGCCGCGAGCACCTGGAGTCCCGTGGTGTCGAGGTCTTCCTATCGACCTCCATGGACTCCTGCGTCGACGGCCACGTGGTGCTGAAGAACGGCCTGGAGGTCGACTCCAACACCATCGTGTGGACCGCCGGTGTGAAGCCGAACCCGGCGCTGGCCCGCTTCGGCCTGCCGCTCGGCCCCCGCGGCCACGTCGACACCACCGAGAAGCTCCAGGTGCAGGGCACCGACTACATCTGGGCCGCGGGCGACAACGCCCAGGTCCCGGACATGGTCGGCCGCAAGGCGGGCAACCCCAACGCCTGGTGCCCGCCGAACGCCCAGCACGCGCTGCGTCAGGCCAGGGTCCTCGGCGACAACGTGATCTCCGGGATGCGCGGCTTCCCGCAGGCCGACTACAGCCACGCCAACAAGGGCGCGGTCGCCGGTCTGGGCCTGCACAAGGGCGTGGCGATGATCGTCATGGGCAAGATGAAGATCAAGCTCAAGGGCCGCCTCGCCTGGTACATGCACCGTGGCTACCACGGTCTGGCGATGCCGACCTGGAACCGTAAGATCCGGATCTTCGCCGACTGGACCCTCGCGATGTTCCTCAAGCGCGAGGTCGTCTCCCTCGGTGCCATGGAGACGCCGCGCGAGGAGTTCTACGAGGCCGCCAAGCCGGCCCCCGCGCCGGCCGCCGCCAAGCCCGTGGGCGAGAAGGCCAAGGCCTCCTAG
- a CDS encoding SAM-dependent methyltransferase yields the protein MADAALRLTALAQQLLGQPLPVRIRAWDGSESGPPGAPVLVIRNRRALRRLLWKPGELGLARAWVAGELDIEGDLYEALDLMAGLIWERSTDAPGALQTLRDPKVRAAAADLLKLSGPWLPPAPPPEEVRRRSGPLHTRRRDKEAISHHYDVGNDFYELVLGPSMVYSCAYWEDAGTLESAQRDKLDLVCRKLALKEGDRLLDVGCGWGSMAIHAAREYGAHVTGVTLSTEQAAYARKRIADEGLTDRVEIRVQDYRDVRDGPYDAISSIGMAEHVGSVRYREYADDLFALLKPGGRLLNHQIGRRPEKDESAYEIDAFIDAYVFPDGELAPVGRTLAILEEAGFEARDVEALREHYALTLRQWVANLERGWGSAVKMVSPGRARVWRLYMAASALSFERNKIGVNQILAVRPETDGTSRMPLRARDWKADATA from the coding sequence ATGGCAGACGCCGCATTGCGGCTGACCGCTCTCGCCCAGCAGTTGCTGGGCCAACCCCTACCGGTCCGCATCCGGGCCTGGGACGGCAGCGAGTCCGGACCGCCCGGGGCCCCCGTCCTCGTCATCAGGAACCGCCGGGCCCTGCGCCGTCTGCTGTGGAAGCCGGGCGAACTGGGCCTGGCCCGGGCCTGGGTGGCCGGTGAACTCGACATCGAGGGCGACCTCTACGAGGCGCTGGACCTGATGGCCGGGCTCATCTGGGAGCGCAGCACCGACGCGCCGGGCGCCCTTCAGACCCTGCGCGACCCGAAGGTGCGCGCCGCCGCCGCGGACCTGCTGAAGCTCTCCGGGCCCTGGCTGCCGCCCGCCCCTCCGCCCGAGGAGGTGCGCCGCCGCAGCGGCCCCCTGCACACCAGACGCCGCGACAAGGAGGCCATCAGCCACCACTACGACGTGGGCAACGACTTCTACGAACTGGTCCTGGGTCCGTCCATGGTCTACTCCTGCGCCTACTGGGAGGACGCCGGAACGCTGGAGAGCGCCCAGCGCGACAAGCTCGACCTCGTCTGCCGCAAACTGGCCCTCAAGGAGGGCGACCGCCTGCTGGACGTCGGCTGCGGCTGGGGATCCATGGCCATCCACGCCGCCCGCGAGTACGGCGCCCACGTCACCGGCGTCACCCTCTCCACCGAACAGGCCGCCTACGCACGCAAGCGCATCGCCGACGAGGGCCTGACCGACCGCGTGGAGATCAGGGTCCAGGACTACCGGGACGTCCGCGACGGGCCCTACGACGCCATCTCGTCCATCGGCATGGCGGAGCACGTCGGCTCCGTCCGCTACCGGGAGTACGCCGACGACCTCTTCGCCCTCCTCAAGCCCGGCGGGCGCCTCCTCAACCACCAGATCGGGCGCCGCCCGGAGAAGGACGAGTCGGCGTACGAGATCGACGCGTTCATCGACGCTTATGTCTTCCCGGACGGGGAACTGGCCCCGGTCGGCCGGACCCTGGCCATCCTGGAGGAGGCCGGCTTCGAGGCCCGGGACGTCGAGGCGCTGCGCGAGCACTACGCGCTGACCCTGCGCCAGTGGGTCGCCAACCTGGAGCGGGGCTGGGGGAGCGCCGTGAAGATGGTCTCGCCCGGCCGGGCCCGGGTCTGGCGGCTCTACATGGCCGCGTCCGCGCTCTCCTTCGAGCGCAACAAGATCGGGGTCAACCAGATCCTGGCGGTGCGCCCGGAGACGGACGGCACCTCGCGCATGCCGCTGCGCGCCCGCGACTGGAAGGCCGACGCGACCGCCTGA
- a CDS encoding ABC transporter permease gives MFRTALRNVLAHKARLLMTILAVMLGVAFVSGTLVFTDTLGNAFRNQSAKSYDDIAVAVTTQADRRDKETAAVSEATLKKIRALDGVASVTGRVDGFAGVADPDGKLIGNGWSNTGSNFAPGKDGKDPAYTFTEGTGPTEPGAIALDRDTAEKGKYQVGDKVRVATNGPVKEYTLSGVFTTEDGAVNAGGSLVLFDTPVAQQLFLRPGEFKDVSVAAAPGASDQELLAAVKPLLPKDAEAKTGQARADEQASDIEAGLSDLNKLLLAFAGVALFVGVFLIANTFTMLVAQRTKELALMRAVGASRRQVKRSVLLEAAVVGLIASVVGFAVGLGLATGLRSAMSLLGGKIPAGPLVIAPVTVIAAFAVGVLITVLAAWLPARRAAKIPPVAAMNSAHAVATVKSLVVRNTIGGIITLLGTAAIVGGAAKAGSDGQLLIAGGTFLALIGVIVLIPLLSRPVIALVRPLLRGLFGVSGKLAAQNAVRNPRRTGATASALAIGLTLVTGISVLGVTLGRAVDKVTTDNIKADYMVSMASGDALDESALTALEKAKGVTAASPQQAVWLTIGGQGFSASGVTPGDVQQVLTVDTVAGSLDTLEKGQLAVAEKTAKTHDWKPGDSVAVTYGDEKKETLKIGALYKDNEFLSPILVPRATVAPHEGKGDIQEVWVKTDGGASAANEQALVDALGDNPGMSIMDRQDIRDMFGGGVNLAMNIMYGLLGMALIIAVLGVVNTLAMSVFERQQEIGMLRAIGLDRRRVKRMVRLEAVVISLFGALVGIGLGLFLGWAIGQTVAESIPQYVLVVPWSRIAIFLLLAGLVGVLAALWPARNAAKLNMLTAIKTE, from the coding sequence ATGTTCCGTACCGCCCTGCGCAACGTGCTCGCGCACAAGGCCAGACTGCTGATGACGATCCTCGCCGTGATGCTCGGCGTGGCCTTCGTCTCCGGCACCCTGGTCTTCACCGACACCCTCGGCAACGCCTTCCGCAACCAGTCGGCCAAGAGCTACGACGACATCGCCGTCGCCGTCACCACCCAGGCCGACCGGCGCGACAAGGAGACCGCCGCCGTCAGCGAGGCCACCCTGAAGAAGATCCGGGCCCTGGACGGCGTCGCGTCCGTCACCGGCCGGGTCGACGGCTTCGCCGGGGTCGCCGACCCCGACGGCAAGCTCATCGGCAACGGCTGGTCCAACACCGGCTCCAACTTCGCCCCCGGCAAGGACGGCAAGGACCCCGCGTACACCTTCACCGAGGGCACGGGCCCCACCGAGCCCGGCGCCATCGCGCTGGACCGCGACACCGCGGAGAAGGGGAAGTACCAGGTCGGCGACAAGGTCCGCGTCGCGACCAACGGGCCGGTGAAGGAGTACACCCTGTCCGGGGTCTTCACCACCGAGGACGGGGCGGTCAACGCCGGCGGCAGCCTGGTCCTGTTCGACACCCCGGTCGCGCAGCAGCTGTTCCTGCGCCCCGGCGAGTTCAAGGACGTGTCCGTAGCCGCCGCGCCCGGCGCCTCCGACCAGGAGCTGCTGGCGGCCGTGAAGCCGCTGCTGCCGAAGGACGCCGAGGCCAAGACCGGCCAGGCGCGCGCGGACGAGCAGGCATCGGACATCGAGGCGGGGCTCAGCGACCTCAACAAGCTGCTGCTCGCCTTCGCCGGGGTCGCCCTCTTCGTCGGGGTCTTCCTGATCGCCAACACCTTCACCATGCTGGTCGCCCAGCGCACCAAGGAGCTGGCCCTGATGCGCGCCGTCGGCGCGTCCCGCCGCCAGGTGAAGCGCTCGGTGCTCCTGGAGGCGGCCGTGGTCGGCCTCATCGCCTCCGTCGTCGGTTTCGCCGTGGGCCTCGGCCTCGCGACCGGGCTGCGCTCCGCGATGAGCCTGCTCGGCGGCAAGATCCCGGCCGGTCCGCTGGTGATCGCCCCGGTCACGGTGATCGCCGCGTTCGCCGTCGGCGTCCTGATCACCGTGCTCGCCGCCTGGCTGCCCGCCCGCCGGGCCGCGAAGATCCCGCCGGTCGCCGCGATGAACAGCGCGCACGCGGTGGCCACGGTCAAGTCCCTCGTCGTGCGCAACACCATCGGCGGCATCATCACGCTGCTGGGCACGGCGGCGATCGTCGGCGGCGCGGCCAAGGCCGGGTCGGACGGGCAGCTGCTCATCGCGGGCGGCACGTTCCTCGCGCTGATCGGCGTCATCGTCCTCATCCCGCTGCTGTCCCGCCCGGTGATCGCCCTGGTACGCCCGCTGCTGCGGGGGCTGTTCGGGGTCTCGGGCAAGCTGGCCGCGCAGAACGCCGTCCGCAACCCCCGGCGCACCGGTGCCACCGCGTCCGCGCTGGCGATCGGCCTCACCCTCGTCACCGGGATCTCGGTCCTCGGCGTCACCCTCGGCCGGGCGGTCGACAAGGTGACCACGGACAACATCAAGGCCGACTACATGGTCTCGATGGCCAGCGGTGACGCGCTCGACGAGTCGGCGCTGACCGCCCTGGAGAAGGCGAAGGGCGTCACCGCCGCCTCGCCCCAGCAGGCCGTCTGGCTGACGATCGGCGGGCAGGGCTTCTCGGCCTCCGGCGTCACCCCGGGCGACGTGCAGCAGGTGCTCACCGTCGACACCGTCGCGGGCTCCCTGGACACCCTGGAGAAGGGGCAGCTCGCGGTCGCCGAGAAGACCGCCAAGACGCACGACTGGAAGCCCGGGGACTCCGTCGCGGTCACGTACGGGGACGAGAAGAAGGAGACGCTGAAGATCGGCGCGCTCTACAAGGACAACGAGTTCCTCTCGCCGATCCTGGTCCCCCGCGCCACCGTCGCCCCGCACGAGGGCAAGGGCGACATCCAGGAGGTCTGGGTGAAGACGGACGGCGGTGCGAGCGCGGCCAACGAGCAGGCGCTGGTGGACGCGCTGGGCGACAACCCGGGCATGAGCATCATGGACCGTCAGGACATCCGGGACATGTTCGGCGGCGGCGTCAACCTCGCGATGAACATCATGTACGGCCTGCTCGGCATGGCCCTGATCATCGCGGTGCTCGGCGTCGTCAACACCCTGGCCATGTCGGTGTTCGAGCGCCAGCAGGAGATCGGCATGCTGCGGGCGATCGGCCTGGACCGGCGCCGGGTGAAGCGGATGGTCCGGCTGGAGGCGGTGGTGATCTCGCTGTTCGGCGCACTCGTCGGCATCGGGCTCGGCCTGTTCCTCGGCTGGGCGATCGGGCAGACGGTCGCCGAGAGCATCCCGCAGTACGTGCTGGTCGTCCCGTGGAGCCGGATCGCGATCTTCCTGCTCCTGGCCGGACTGGTCGGCGTGCTCGCCGCCCTGTGGCCCGCCCGCAACGCCGCCAAACTCAACATGCTGACGGCGATCAAGACCGAATAA
- a CDS encoding ABC transporter ATP-binding protein: MTTMSTAHRATAVAARATELSKVYGEGETRVTALDRVTVDFPQGEFTAIMGPSGSGKSTLMHCVAGLDSFSSGSVRIGETELGALKDKQLTQLRRDKIGFIFQAFNLLPTLTALENITLPMDIAGRKPNQEWLHRVIDMVGLSDRLKHRPTELSGGQQQRVAVARALASQPEIIFGDEPTGNLDSRSGAEVLGFLRNSVRELGQTVVMVTHDPVAASYADRVIFLADGAIVDQMIQPTADGVLDRMKAFDAKGRTS, from the coding sequence GTGACCACCATGTCCACCGCTCACCGCGCCACCGCGGTGGCCGCCCGCGCCACGGAACTGTCCAAGGTCTACGGCGAGGGCGAGACCCGGGTGACCGCTCTCGACCGGGTCACCGTGGACTTCCCGCAGGGCGAGTTCACCGCGATCATGGGCCCGTCGGGCTCCGGCAAGTCCACGCTGATGCACTGCGTGGCCGGCCTCGACAGCTTCAGCAGCGGTTCGGTGCGCATCGGCGAGACGGAGCTGGGCGCGCTCAAGGACAAGCAGCTCACGCAGCTGCGCCGGGACAAGATCGGCTTCATCTTCCAGGCGTTCAACCTGCTGCCGACGCTCACCGCCCTGGAGAACATCACGCTCCCGATGGACATCGCGGGCCGCAAGCCCAACCAGGAGTGGCTGCACCGGGTCATCGACATGGTGGGCCTCTCCGACCGGCTGAAGCACCGCCCCACCGAGCTTTCCGGCGGCCAGCAGCAGCGCGTGGCGGTGGCCCGCGCCCTGGCCTCGCAGCCCGAGATCATCTTCGGGGACGAGCCGACCGGCAACCTCGACTCCCGCTCCGGAGCCGAGGTCCTGGGCTTCCTCCGCAACTCCGTGCGCGAACTGGGCCAGACCGTGGTCATGGTGACCCACGACCCGGTCGCCGCCTCCTACGCGGACCGCGTCATCTTCCTGGCGGACGGGGCGATCGTCGACCAGATGATCCAGCCCACGGCCGACGGCGTGCTGGACCGGATGAAGGCGTTCGACGCCAAGGGCCGCACCAGCTGA